A region of the Elusimicrobiaceae bacterium genome:
TCATAAGACACATCTTCCGGAGAAGATGTGCCATCTGAGAAAAAGGAATGGGTGTGTAAATCTGCCTTTAGCATTATACGCGTTCAACGGCAGTGACACCGGGTACTACTTCTTTAATTTTGCGTTCTACTACGGCTTTTAACGTCATTTGAGCAGCCGGGCAACCGCCACAACGTCCGCGAAGGCCTACCGTCACAATACCGGTTTTTTCATCTACACCGATTAACTGAATGTCACCCCCATCGGATTGCAAAATAGGGCGGATTTGTTCTATTACGGCTTCTACTTGTTCTTTCATAGTTATTTCTCCAAATCAAGATTTCTTTTATTATATCTTTTTTCTGTTTGTTTCAGGCATAGAGATATCTATTGCAAAAACAGCCCCAATATTTGCTATACTTTTTGGTGAAGAGATATGTAGTTATTATTAAGGAGAAACTTTGCTATGAAAAAAATGGTAGCTCTTGCCTTGATGTTTTGTTTTGTTTCCGCGCCGGTTTTTGCTCAAAAATATGCCAGCGTTAATACGACTAAAGCCAACATTCGCACTTGTGCCGGTACGAAATGTGCGGTAAAATGGTATGCGTGGAAATATACCCCTGTTATTATGGTGAAAGCCAGCGATGACAAACAATGGGTATTGATCAAAGATTTTGAAGGTTTTAACGGCTGGATTTCCGCTTCCTTGCTTAGCCCCAATGGTGCTATGTCTGCTAAAGTGGATTTGAACGTGCGCAAAGGACCCGGCGTCAGCAACGAAATCGTCTGCACTGTAGAAAAAGGATATACCTTTAAATATTTGTCCAAAAAAGGCTCTTGGATTGAAGTAGAAGATGCTCCTGAAAATGCCAAAGAAGGCAAATGTCATGGATGGATCTATAACCAAAATTTGTGGGGTTTCTTTAAACAATAAGCCTCTGCCTTGCTTTGTGTCTTTGTAAAAAGATACAATATAAGTATGAAGAAAATTTTAGTCCTTATAACCGTAGTAAGTGTTGTAGCTTGCGCTTTTTGTGCGATGCGTAAGGTGCGTGAAGCTCGTTTCCACGTGACGGGAACGGTGACCGTGCCGGCGCGCTTGGCCAAAGTGGCGGAAACGGATAATAATTCCTGCACGATTATCGTGAAAAACGCCGCCGATGTGCCTGTAGCCATTAAACGCGTAGTTAATCCGAAATTTCCGTTGCAGTTTCAATTGGAAGAAGAAGATTTGTTGGCTACCACTTTAGAAGGGGATTTAAAATTAGAAGTACAAATCAACAGTCATGGCAAATTGGGTGTCATTAAAGAAGGCGATATTTTTGGCTCAGCTTCCAAAACTATCAAATCTAATGCAAAAGATGTTATCGTTCAAGCAGATAAAATGACCGGTATGCCCAGACTAGCGCGTAATGCACGGGGTAATTTTTTCCGAACAGCCGCGCGTTAAACAAAAAAGCAATTTTAAACCCGCCTTTTACGGCGGGTTTTTTAATCTCTGTTTTGGAAAAATATAAAAATCTTGACGAGCGTGTTAATAAAACGCACAATGAAGTAAAATCTTTATGCAAGGGGAAATATGTCTAAAATTTGGTTATTTTGTTTTTTGTTTTTTCTCTCTCCGTTTTTGCCGGCTCAGGAAAATACAATTTTGGGGCAAGAAGACGTGTGGAAGGCTTTTCAGCAATACAACCCGGTTTCTTTGCAGAAAGCCTCGTTGTTTCCTGAATATGATGCTTTGTTGCGGCAGGTGGCGTCTTCTTTCTCTGCGCCACGTACATTGGAAAATGAGGTGGAATTAATTGCTTTGGTTAAGAACTTTGACAATTCCATCATTCTTCACTCCATAGGGCAAGAATATGCAGAATCCAAAACATGGCAAATAGCGTCTGGAACGATGCCGTCTGCCGTACAAGAAGAAAAAATGTTTCAGGATTTG
Encoded here:
- a CDS encoding NifU family protein, producing MKEQVEAVIEQIRPILQSDGGDIQLIGVDEKTGIVTVGLRGRCGGCPAAQMTLKAVVERKIKEVVPGVTAVERV
- a CDS encoding SH3 domain-containing protein, with protein sequence MKKMVALALMFCFVSAPVFAQKYASVNTTKANIRTCAGTKCAVKWYAWKYTPVIMVKASDDKQWVLIKDFEGFNGWISASLLSPNGAMSAKVDLNVRKGPGVSNEIVCTVEKGYTFKYLSKKGSWIEVEDAPENAKEGKCHGWIYNQNLWGFFKQ